In SAR324 cluster bacterium, a genomic segment contains:
- the msrA gene encoding peptide-methionine (S)-S-oxide reductase MsrA, translating into MTKATLAGGCFWCLEAAYQRIEGIHRVVSGYTGGHTNNPDYRSICSGMTGHVEVVQLDFDSEMVSYSKVLDWFWRMHDPTTLNRQGNDVGTQYRSAIFYHSEEQQELAIKSKQEISSKFSRPIVTEIVPLGSFYPAEDYHQNYYRRHPENPYCQVIITPKLQKLNFS; encoded by the coding sequence TTGACTAAAGCTACCCTAGCTGGCGGCTGCTTCTGGTGTTTGGAAGCAGCCTACCAGCGTATTGAAGGCATCCACCGCGTTGTGAGCGGCTACACCGGCGGACATACCAACAATCCAGATTATCGCTCAATCTGTTCTGGAATGACAGGACATGTGGAGGTTGTTCAACTCGATTTTGATTCAGAGATGGTCAGCTATTCCAAGGTTTTGGATTGGTTCTGGAGGATGCACGATCCCACGACACTCAATCGTCAAGGCAATGACGTTGGCACCCAATACCGCTCAGCAATTTTTTATCATTCCGAAGAGCAACAGGAACTGGCTATAAAATCAAAACAGGAAATATCCTCAAAGTTCTCAAGGCCAATCGTTACTGAGATCGTTCCCTTAGGCTCCTTTTATCCCGCAGAAGACTATCATCAAAACTACTATCGTCGGCATCCAGAAAATCCCTATTGCCAAGTCATCATCACTCCCAAACTACAAAAGTTGAATTTTTCATGA
- the trmB gene encoding tRNA (guanosine(46)-N7)-methyltransferase TrmB codes for MNLEQLKKFRIRDHRELPEQVYERMTRTNPYLKQVHDYPDLLLPHPTLDQIQQHWEPLRERSERVHVEIGCGSGGYLQAWASQHPQDSFLGFELRFKRLTLAARKLTQAQLTNALLVKDRGELLGEYLPEKSLDILHVNFPDPWPKKAHRKHRLFSREFLDRLLIFFRESGEIRFKTDHQEYFWMVLELLQNHPNYKIGALTEDLWNSPLNEENIPTEFERLFKSKGQFQVGFLTAHC; via the coding sequence ATGAATCTAGAGCAACTAAAAAAATTCCGCATACGAGACCATCGGGAATTGCCAGAACAGGTCTACGAGCGAATGACCCGCACCAATCCTTATCTGAAGCAGGTGCACGACTATCCGGATCTGCTGTTACCTCACCCCACCTTGGATCAGATCCAGCAGCATTGGGAGCCTCTGCGTGAGCGCTCAGAACGAGTGCATGTGGAGATCGGCTGTGGTTCTGGTGGTTATTTGCAAGCCTGGGCTAGCCAACATCCACAAGACTCGTTCCTCGGCTTTGAGTTACGCTTCAAACGCCTAACACTGGCCGCTCGTAAACTGACTCAAGCTCAGTTGACCAATGCTCTGCTTGTAAAAGATCGGGGGGAACTGCTCGGAGAATATCTACCTGAAAAAAGTCTGGACATCCTCCATGTAAACTTTCCAGACCCCTGGCCCAAGAAGGCTCATCGAAAGCACCGGCTGTTTTCCAGAGAATTCCTGGATCGATTGCTGATTTTCTTTCGAGAAAGTGGAGAAATTCGCTTCAAAACCGATCATCAAGAATACTTCTGGATGGTGCTTGAACTACTCCAGAACCATCCGAACTACAAGATCGGCGCTCTGACGGAAGATCTCTGGAACAGTCCCTTGAATGAGGAAAATATCCCTACGGAATTCGAACGACTCTTCAAGTCGAAAGGGCAATTTCAAGTCGGCTTTCTCACTGCCCATTGCTAA
- a CDS encoding regulatory protein RecX, translated as MLQLEQIQWQTDGSALLRFSDSEEVRTLALSVTELSLYEGQQLSPDLLEQIQSAGRFREIYKKSLDLLARREHSIGELRQKLRQRFPRFREVEPVLLQLEEQKFLCDERFSLNFVRSRMANRSWGAYRLRAELQQRGVAGQWIEQALASEVDESVLREKAEALVRKSGFPTDPAAKRKLAQKLYQRGFSQELINQVLSQDSL; from the coding sequence ATGTTGCAGTTAGAGCAGATTCAATGGCAAACAGATGGGAGCGCACTGCTTCGATTCTCTGATAGTGAGGAAGTTCGCACCTTGGCGCTCTCCGTGACAGAGCTATCCTTATACGAAGGACAGCAACTTTCACCCGATCTGCTGGAACAAATTCAATCTGCTGGCCGATTCCGTGAGATATATAAAAAATCTCTGGACTTGCTTGCCCGACGCGAACACTCGATCGGGGAACTCCGACAAAAATTACGACAGCGTTTTCCTAGATTCAGGGAGGTGGAGCCTGTCTTGTTGCAACTAGAGGAGCAAAAGTTTCTTTGTGATGAACGCTTCTCTCTGAATTTTGTTCGTTCCCGTATGGCCAATCGCTCTTGGGGCGCTTATCGGTTGCGTGCTGAACTACAGCAGCGTGGCGTTGCAGGGCAGTGGATCGAGCAAGCCTTGGCCTCAGAGGTAGATGAATCTGTCTTGAGGGAAAAAGCCGAAGCACTCGTACGAAAGTCCGGATTTCCCACAGATCCTGCAGCGAAAAGAAAGTTGGCTCAAAAACTCTACCAACGAGGTTTCTCACAAGAATTGATCAACCAAGTGCTTTCGCAAGATTCTCTGTGA
- a CDS encoding 3'-5' exonuclease domain-containing protein 2 — translation MFPKRITKEEVGELPLVSYSGRIELVANHESLKACLPALYAEKLLGFDTETRPSFRKGVMFPIALLQLATQETVYLIRLNQLGFPEELRELLASPDSQKVGVAIRDDIKSLQQLGLFIPQGFVELSQLARQLGIVTCGLRNLAGIFLNVRISKKAQLSNWEQEELTESQQYYAATDAWISREIYGFLDQGGWLQNTPSFES, via the coding sequence ATGTTCCCCAAGCGCATTACCAAGGAAGAGGTTGGTGAGTTGCCTCTAGTTAGCTATTCTGGAAGAATTGAGTTAGTGGCAAATCATGAAAGTCTCAAGGCCTGTCTGCCAGCATTATACGCTGAAAAACTGCTTGGGTTTGATACAGAGACCCGTCCCTCTTTTCGTAAGGGAGTGATGTTCCCGATTGCCCTGCTGCAATTGGCGACCCAGGAAACAGTCTACTTAATTCGCCTGAACCAGCTTGGATTTCCCGAAGAACTGCGTGAACTATTGGCATCACCGGATTCACAGAAAGTTGGGGTAGCCATCCGAGATGACATCAAGAGCCTTCAGCAATTAGGATTGTTTATACCACAGGGCTTCGTTGAACTTAGTCAACTCGCTCGTCAGTTGGGAATTGTCACCTGTGGACTACGAAATCTTGCTGGAATTTTTCTCAATGTGCGAATCTCAAAGAAAGCCCAACTCAGTAACTGGGAGCAGGAAGAACTGACAGAGAGTCAGCAATATTATGCAGCGACTGATGCATGGATCAGCAGGGAAATTTATGGTTTCCTTGACCAAGGTGGCTGGTTACAGAATACCCCAAGCTTTGAATCCTGA
- the recJ gene encoding single-stranded-DNA-specific exonuclease RecJ codes for MVSLTKVAGYRIPQALNPDMEVQKQWLFAASADESICQSLSRETGLHPLVADILYRRGYCTPDEVGIFLQPELRQLRDPFLLRHMQEAVELVLPCLRENHRILILGDYDVDGITSTALLLSFLRDAGCSQLDYFIPQRLQHGYGLTSASVDVILSRQPELVITVDNGITARKEVQELQNEGVRVLITDHHLALPDSLPETVTVNPNHPACSYPFKKISGCGVAFKLVMALRKALRDVVWWNEGRPEPNLKQLLDFAALGTVADVVDLRDENRLLVHAGLQLMNNQPRPAIQALKQVKRVDGEITATTLGFKFAPLMNAAGRLYDASLAVELLLSPTLDQALPLAQQLNDMNEERRNLEQGMLTIAFEQAAQQEDQKGLVLASGQFHEGINGIVAARLAEKTFKPTILLSTANPERYTGSGRSVIPDFHLKEALQDCADQLVRFGGHAGAAGCTVAPENLEAFRTAFARVCEDWLPKQLRPQLLLDGKLPQQGPDVLLVEQIQQLEPFGAANPEPLFALPIPQEEFQLLKEHHVKWILSRSTEVIGWNFAEQLQGVKPHQLAVTVGFNEFRGQRKIQMLLKEIQA; via the coding sequence ATGGTTTCCTTGACCAAGGTGGCTGGTTACAGAATACCCCAAGCTTTGAATCCTGACATGGAAGTTCAAAAACAATGGCTATTTGCAGCTAGTGCAGACGAGAGTATCTGCCAATCTCTAAGCCGAGAAACAGGCTTGCACCCGCTTGTTGCTGATATCTTGTATCGTCGCGGCTATTGTACACCGGATGAAGTAGGAATCTTTCTGCAACCAGAACTTCGTCAGCTTCGAGATCCATTTTTGCTCCGGCATATGCAGGAAGCAGTTGAGTTGGTGCTGCCTTGTCTGCGAGAGAATCACCGCATTCTGATCTTGGGAGATTATGATGTCGACGGAATCACATCGACAGCGCTGCTACTGAGTTTTTTACGTGACGCAGGATGCAGTCAACTCGACTACTTTATTCCACAGCGATTGCAGCACGGCTATGGTTTGACCTCAGCTAGTGTCGATGTAATCTTGTCGCGTCAACCAGAGTTGGTGATTACTGTTGATAACGGCATTACTGCTCGCAAAGAAGTTCAGGAACTCCAGAATGAGGGTGTTCGTGTTTTAATCACGGACCACCACCTAGCTCTCCCAGATTCTCTCCCAGAGACTGTTACCGTCAATCCCAACCATCCAGCTTGTTCCTATCCGTTTAAAAAAATTTCTGGCTGTGGGGTGGCCTTCAAACTAGTGATGGCTTTGCGCAAAGCCCTACGAGACGTTGTTTGGTGGAATGAAGGACGGCCAGAACCAAATTTAAAGCAGTTGCTTGATTTTGCTGCGCTGGGGACAGTTGCAGATGTGGTCGATCTGCGTGATGAAAATCGTTTGCTTGTCCATGCGGGACTACAATTAATGAACAATCAACCGAGGCCTGCAATCCAAGCGTTAAAGCAGGTCAAAAGAGTTGATGGAGAGATTACCGCCACAACACTAGGATTTAAGTTTGCACCCCTGATGAATGCTGCGGGTCGTCTTTATGATGCTTCATTGGCAGTAGAACTATTGCTGAGTCCAACTCTGGACCAAGCTTTGCCACTCGCCCAGCAACTCAATGACATGAATGAAGAGCGGCGCAACCTAGAACAGGGGATGTTGACCATTGCCTTTGAGCAAGCGGCTCAGCAGGAAGACCAAAAAGGTTTGGTGCTTGCCTCAGGGCAGTTTCATGAGGGAATCAATGGAATTGTTGCTGCACGTTTAGCTGAAAAAACCTTCAAACCAACGATTCTGTTGAGTACTGCCAATCCTGAACGATACACGGGCTCAGGACGGTCAGTGATTCCAGACTTTCACCTCAAGGAAGCGCTGCAGGATTGTGCTGACCAGCTAGTTCGTTTTGGAGGTCATGCGGGTGCTGCAGGGTGTACAGTTGCTCCTGAAAATCTTGAGGCTTTCCGCACTGCTTTTGCAAGAGTTTGTGAAGACTGGTTGCCTAAGCAACTGAGGCCCCAGCTACTGCTGGACGGAAAGCTGCCGCAGCAAGGACCAGATGTGCTTTTGGTAGAGCAAATTCAACAACTTGAACCCTTTGGCGCGGCAAACCCAGAGCCACTCTTTGCGTTACCAATTCCACAAGAGGAATTTCAGTTACTTAAGGAGCATCATGTGAAGTGGATACTTTCTCGCTCTACCGAAGTCATTGGATGGAATTTTGCTGAGCAATTGCAGGGAGTCAAACCACATCAACTAGCGGTGACAGTCGGCTTCAATGAGTTTAGAGGACAGCGAAAAATTCAAATGCTGCTTAAGGAAATCCAAGCATGA
- a CDS encoding SPOR domain-containing protein yields the protein MSSVRTKRIVLLWLGTTFLILGGAASAVMSLVDPKSHVSTQIQTVTIEELQSIPFGVDSSEVSGDNATQVVEPALPLPQGAVRAALLEVDQPYWEVIDRQRLGMVTENWQTVLIQNHHKLDYTIIPEYARDWEWIQDSRKIKVQFHTEVDAMKDILSRKKLGKFAVQMTSLPVTDFPKALELLQLLVQDGHYAYIHRTEDKFEGMVWYRVRIGFFQDAEEAQLVGQEVFEKYSKGGEFTGDYWAVAPTSRELSRNLIDLQQPITKPWTIELPIEEDLTTASALLPKFIEHTDFSYLSQRFDRETNKLQFRIRVGFFETTGEARSTMYSLRNHYSGFRNARIVKL from the coding sequence ATGAGTAGTGTTCGGACAAAAAGAATTGTGCTGCTATGGCTGGGCACAACTTTTTTGATTTTGGGAGGAGCAGCTTCTGCTGTGATGAGCTTGGTTGATCCCAAGAGCCATGTGAGTACTCAGATTCAAACAGTCACAATTGAAGAACTTCAATCGATCCCTTTCGGGGTTGATTCTTCAGAAGTATCAGGTGATAACGCAACCCAGGTTGTGGAACCAGCATTGCCCCTACCGCAGGGAGCTGTCCGAGCAGCTCTGCTAGAAGTTGATCAACCCTATTGGGAAGTGATCGATCGACAGCGCTTGGGCATGGTTACTGAGAATTGGCAAACGGTCCTGATTCAGAACCACCACAAGCTGGACTACACGATCATTCCCGAATATGCCCGTGACTGGGAATGGATTCAGGATAGCAGGAAAATCAAGGTTCAGTTTCATACTGAGGTTGATGCAATGAAGGATATTCTGTCACGCAAAAAACTGGGCAAATTTGCAGTACAGATGACCTCTTTACCGGTCACTGATTTTCCAAAAGCATTGGAGTTGTTACAACTGCTGGTGCAGGATGGTCACTATGCCTACATACACCGTACCGAAGACAAGTTTGAGGGAATGGTTTGGTACCGCGTGAGAATCGGGTTTTTCCAAGATGCAGAAGAAGCACAGTTGGTAGGCCAGGAGGTGTTTGAGAAATATTCTAAAGGCGGTGAGTTTACCGGAGATTACTGGGCGGTGGCGCCAACTTCTCGAGAATTGTCCCGTAATTTAATTGATCTTCAACAACCGATTACCAAACCCTGGACTATCGAATTGCCCATCGAGGAGGACTTGACGACAGCGAGCGCTCTGTTACCCAAGTTCATTGAGCACACAGACTTCAGTTACCTATCCCAGCGATTTGATAGAGAAACCAATAAACTGCAATTCCGTATTCGTGTGGGATTTTTTGAGACAACTGGGGAAGCTCGCTCCACTATGTATTCACTGCGTAATCATTATAGCGGCTTCCGAAATGCCCGCATTGTCAAACTTTAG
- a CDS encoding glycosyltransferase family 61 protein: protein MQIQQAYLDAQDGLVRSSDWLYFHGNHFRWNLIDPHSNPTNRENFNRFTQRLSGRIPDPTAKTQRLSGHFHLGIHPHFHSYYHLWTELIPQVLTQRGSHWLLPWWLPVNYITFLQQLRIRLTVLNPRIFQCDSLTIPNKPSLQGITRSVEYLRQNYLSSSNSCTGFTSRIYISRRRVKRRHLQNEQELLPVLDRYGYRIVELEDWSIERQMQLFSGVTHVVAPHGAGLTNALWMPVGGKVLEIRPSYVSGDFCFSEICALSFLEHEVLVPTRRPAFQLEPALLAERLQSWHPKV, encoded by the coding sequence ATGCAGATTCAGCAGGCTTACCTTGATGCACAAGATGGACTCGTCCGCTCCAGTGATTGGCTATACTTCCATGGGAATCACTTTCGCTGGAACTTGATCGATCCCCACAGCAATCCTACAAACAGAGAAAATTTCAACCGCTTTACCCAGCGTCTTTCTGGGAGAATCCCTGATCCCACTGCAAAAACACAAAGACTCTCAGGGCACTTTCATCTCGGTATCCATCCTCACTTTCACAGCTACTACCATCTCTGGACAGAACTCATTCCCCAAGTGCTCACACAAAGGGGAAGTCACTGGTTACTGCCTTGGTGGTTACCAGTAAATTACATCACTTTTCTTCAGCAACTCCGAATCAGGCTGACGGTTTTAAACCCAAGAATCTTTCAATGTGACTCGCTCACTATTCCTAATAAGCCATCTCTTCAAGGCATCACACGCTCTGTAGAGTACCTTCGTCAGAATTATCTCAGTAGCAGCAATTCCTGCACTGGTTTTACTAGCCGAATTTATATTTCTCGTCGACGTGTAAAGCGTCGGCACTTGCAGAATGAGCAGGAGTTACTGCCGGTACTGGATCGTTATGGTTATAGGATAGTCGAGCTGGAAGATTGGTCGATCGAAAGGCAGATGCAGCTTTTTAGTGGAGTGACTCACGTAGTAGCTCCGCATGGAGCAGGATTGACGAATGCTCTTTGGATGCCGGTAGGGGGAAAGGTTCTGGAGATTCGGCCGTCCTATGTAAGCGGAGATTTTTGCTTCTCAGAAATCTGTGCGTTATCTTTTCTGGAGCACGAGGTGCTGGTACCGACTCGTCGACCAGCTTTTCAACTAGAACCAGCGCTACTCGCTGAACGTCTGCAGAGTTGGCATCCTAAAGTTTGA
- the rfbB gene encoding dTDP-glucose 4,6-dehydratase, translating to MRILITGGAGFIGSNLVLHWLQHHPQDHVFNLDALTYAGNLLNLKEVEGHSNYHFLHADLRQSDVVKKIFIENKIEGVLHLAAESHVDRSISGPADFIETNILGTFHLLEAARAYWGNSADPRFHHVSTDEVFGSLGPEGAFHEETPYAPNSPYSASKASSDHLVRAYHNTYGLNVVTTNCSNNYGPFQFPEKLIPLLIHNCLAERSLPVYGDGGNIRDWLYVKDHCRALNLVFHEGRAGECYNIGGSNEWCNLDVVHLICDLLDKELGRNGDDSCRKLVTFVKDRPGHDQRYAIDPRKMLRELKWSPELDFQTGLLQTIRWYLNNQAWVEQVTSGSYREYYRQQYNV from the coding sequence ATGAGAATCTTGATTACAGGTGGGGCCGGCTTCATCGGCTCCAACCTAGTTCTCCACTGGCTACAACATCACCCACAAGATCACGTCTTCAACCTTGACGCTCTGACATATGCTGGAAATTTGCTCAACCTGAAAGAAGTTGAGGGGCATTCAAACTATCACTTCCTTCATGCAGATTTACGGCAATCTGATGTTGTCAAGAAGATCTTCATTGAAAACAAAATCGAAGGAGTTCTTCATCTAGCTGCAGAGTCCCACGTTGACCGTAGTATTAGTGGACCTGCAGACTTCATTGAGACAAATATTTTAGGCACCTTTCACTTATTAGAAGCTGCACGAGCCTACTGGGGCAATAGCGCTGACCCACGGTTTCATCATGTGAGCACGGATGAAGTCTTTGGCTCACTCGGCCCAGAGGGCGCTTTTCATGAAGAAACTCCCTATGCACCAAACTCGCCCTACTCTGCCAGTAAAGCCAGTAGCGACCATCTGGTTCGAGCATACCATAATACCTACGGACTGAATGTTGTCACGACCAATTGCTCGAACAACTATGGTCCATTTCAGTTTCCTGAGAAGCTAATTCCACTACTGATTCACAACTGCCTGGCAGAACGCTCTTTGCCCGTCTATGGCGATGGTGGCAACATCAGGGACTGGTTGTACGTCAAGGATCACTGCCGAGCTCTCAACCTAGTTTTCCACGAGGGGCGAGCAGGGGAATGTTACAACATCGGAGGCTCCAACGAATGGTGCAATCTGGATGTAGTGCATCTTATCTGTGATCTGTTAGACAAGGAACTAGGCCGAAATGGAGACGATTCCTGCCGTAAACTAGTTACCTTTGTCAAAGACCGACCAGGCCACGATCAGCGCTACGCAATTGATCCACGGAAGATGCTACGGGAATTGAAGTGGTCCCCAGAGTTGGATTTCCAAACGGGACTCCTACAAACCATTCGCTGGTATCTCAATAATCAAGCGTGGGTGGAGCAAGTGACCTCGGGATCTTATCGAGAATACTATCGTCAGCAATACAATGTCTGA
- the fliW gene encoding flagellar assembly protein FliW, whose amino-acid sequence MSMQTTRFGKVEIDDSQVLTLPSGLLGFSNERHFVLLNDEEPESPFQWLHSMDTPDLAFVVMAPTYAYSDYHINLNEDHLRKLEAESADQIEVRCILTMARELSNITINLQGPILLNLEKRIGMQLVIPDGKYNTRHPLFGEQSVSSSESKEQNNEKSHNKNKQKAVG is encoded by the coding sequence ATGAGTATGCAAACCACCCGGTTCGGTAAGGTCGAAATTGATGATAGTCAGGTACTGACCTTACCCAGTGGTCTACTCGGCTTCTCAAATGAGCGGCATTTCGTTCTGCTTAATGATGAAGAGCCAGAGTCTCCTTTTCAGTGGCTGCACTCCATGGACACGCCAGATCTTGCTTTCGTTGTCATGGCTCCAACCTACGCCTACTCAGATTATCACATCAACCTGAATGAAGATCACCTTCGGAAATTGGAAGCGGAATCAGCTGATCAGATTGAGGTTCGTTGTATTTTGACTATGGCTCGGGAACTATCGAATATTACCATCAACTTACAAGGCCCGATACTGCTGAATCTGGAAAAACGTATCGGGATGCAGTTAGTGATTCCTGATGGGAAATACAACACTCGCCATCCACTTTTCGGTGAACAGTCTGTATCTTCTTCTGAAAGCAAAGAACAAAATAATGAAAAGTCACACAACAAAAACAAACAAAAGGCTGTCGGTTAG
- the csrA gene encoding carbon storage regulator CsrA: protein MLILTRKSGESITIGDDVKIQVIEIKGKQVRIGIEAPRNYVIHREEVYIRIQEENKRAAEKSPVSLKNLRDLLARGR from the coding sequence ATGCTTATACTGACAAGGAAGTCGGGTGAGAGCATTACGATCGGTGATGATGTCAAGATCCAGGTCATAGAAATCAAGGGGAAGCAAGTCCGGATTGGAATTGAGGCTCCGCGAAACTACGTCATTCACCGGGAGGAAGTGTACATCCGCATTCAGGAAGAAAACAAACGTGCTGCAGAGAAATCACCAGTTTCCCTAAAGAATCTGCGAGATCTCCTAGCCCGCGGACGGTAA
- the flgK gene encoding flagellar hook-associated protein FlgK, with amino-acid sequence MSLTHALNMGSRSLSAQQRGVSTAGHNIANQNTEGFSRQEVSTRAAQADPTGLGAGAEALPTKRVYDQFLQRKILQESPRSGRYGVREDALTKLEVIFDEMNNNGLRRSMNDFWDSWAQLANHPESDSARAKARDMGDRLATRFRDTNAQLRSLRNETNSRIGATVETINEHARKLQELNRQIFSYEAGGGRHANDARDERDRTLESLSKLVDLNWVEGKDGMLTVFIGRDWTLVQGNKANELVASLKGGEIGMYRVEGKLSRESRRDITEIFRAGEMQELTEVRDKTIVKYMDDLNDLAFGLTSKINQLHATGTGLKSASNMMKSAYGLNAEARLQPLPFLKDGIFQLHLVDRENEFVETYEIEIQAGQDTLNDIVQRINQTVNAPELLYASVEEDGSMFIQTGTDYKFIFGDDKTDLTQVLGFNSFFETLKGAEDLRLSDRIMLDPNTISTGRDLYPGDNRVALDIAKLQTDPHMRNDTMTFDEFYNTILADLGLRIQRNQTEKAQQDSLVNQFSQIRSSISGVNMDEELAKMMQYQKAYEASARFVGTVDQMMETLVRM; translated from the coding sequence ATGTCCCTGACCCACGCCCTGAATATGGGCAGCCGTTCCCTCTCTGCACAACAAAGAGGTGTATCGACTGCTGGCCACAACATTGCCAATCAGAATACAGAGGGCTTTTCACGTCAGGAAGTCAGTACTCGAGCCGCACAAGCTGATCCTACAGGACTTGGCGCAGGCGCTGAAGCACTCCCCACTAAACGTGTATACGATCAGTTTCTCCAGCGCAAAATTCTACAAGAGTCACCGCGGTCAGGCCGTTATGGAGTTCGCGAAGATGCTCTAACGAAGTTGGAAGTCATCTTTGATGAAATGAACAACAATGGTCTTCGTCGTTCAATGAATGATTTCTGGGATTCTTGGGCACAGCTCGCCAATCATCCAGAATCTGACTCTGCTCGGGCAAAAGCAAGAGACATGGGGGACCGACTAGCAACTCGATTTCGAGACACCAACGCTCAACTTCGTAGCCTACGTAACGAAACTAATTCTCGAATTGGGGCCACCGTCGAAACTATCAATGAGCACGCCAGAAAACTTCAGGAGCTAAATCGCCAAATCTTTTCCTACGAAGCTGGTGGAGGTCGCCACGCTAACGACGCCCGAGATGAGCGAGACCGAACACTGGAGAGTCTTTCGAAGCTAGTCGATCTCAACTGGGTAGAAGGCAAAGATGGAATGTTGACAGTCTTCATTGGTAGAGACTGGACACTGGTCCAGGGTAATAAAGCGAATGAGTTGGTAGCATCACTGAAGGGTGGTGAGATTGGCATGTACCGTGTGGAGGGGAAGCTTTCTCGAGAATCCCGACGTGACATCACCGAGATTTTCCGGGCTGGTGAAATGCAAGAATTGACAGAGGTTCGAGACAAAACCATTGTCAAGTACATGGATGATTTGAATGATTTAGCTTTTGGCCTAACTAGCAAAATCAACCAATTGCATGCTACCGGAACAGGTCTGAAGTCTGCCAGCAATATGATGAAAAGCGCCTACGGCTTAAATGCAGAGGCGAGACTTCAGCCATTGCCTTTTCTAAAAGATGGCATCTTCCAATTACACTTGGTCGATCGTGAGAATGAATTCGTAGAAACTTACGAAATTGAGATCCAAGCTGGTCAGGATACACTAAATGATATTGTACAGCGGATCAATCAGACCGTAAACGCCCCAGAATTACTCTACGCCTCTGTTGAAGAAGATGGCTCGATGTTCATTCAGACGGGCACAGACTACAAATTCATCTTTGGTGATGACAAAACCGATTTGACCCAAGTGCTGGGCTTCAATAGTTTTTTTGAAACACTCAAAGGCGCCGAAGACCTTAGGTTGAGTGACCGAATCATGCTGGATCCAAACACGATTTCCACAGGCCGTGATCTCTATCCTGGTGATAATCGAGTAGCACTAGACATTGCCAAGTTGCAGACTGATCCACACATGCGCAACGACACGATGACCTTCGATGAATTCTACAACACGATTCTTGCTGACCTTGGTCTTAGGATACAACGTAACCAGACAGAAAAAGCTCAACAAGATAGCTTAGTGAATCAGTTCAGTCAGATCCGCAGCTCAATCAGCGGAGTCAACATGGACGAAGAACTAGCCAAGATGATGCAGTATCAAAAAGCTTATGAGGCATCCGCACGTTTCGTAGGTACTGTCGACCAAATGATGGAAACTCTTGTGCGCATGTAA
- the flgN gene encoding flagellar export chaperone FlgN — protein MLKTEIELHQALWEQLQEEASGFGVLSGNELLRIQRVKDKIVEQVIRQEEKRISLVDQFPQLWPQQPSPFTLSVIIQLAPTDPAKALQYCFDELQNILSEIRILAERNSLESSARLKSVEASMRFLTEGSGRQQATYSGSGELQHSGGKVPRTSV, from the coding sequence ATCCTGAAAACAGAGATTGAGTTGCACCAAGCACTTTGGGAACAACTGCAGGAGGAAGCCAGTGGGTTTGGTGTTCTCAGTGGAAATGAGTTGCTCAGGATTCAGAGAGTGAAGGACAAGATTGTTGAACAGGTGATTCGGCAGGAAGAAAAGCGGATTTCTCTGGTTGACCAATTCCCTCAGCTCTGGCCGCAGCAACCCAGCCCATTCACCCTCAGTGTGATCATTCAACTGGCACCCACTGATCCGGCTAAAGCTTTGCAATATTGTTTTGATGAGTTGCAAAACATCTTATCAGAGATACGCATCTTAGCCGAACGCAACAGTTTAGAATCCTCGGCCAGATTAAAATCTGTGGAAGCCTCTATGCGATTTCTGACAGAAGGCTCCGGTCGACAGCAAGCGACCTACTCTGGTTCTGGAGAATTGCAGCATTCTGGTGGCAAAGTTCCTCGAACCTCTGTCTAA
- the flgM gene encoding flagellar biosynthesis anti-sigma factor FlgM, which produces MKVTNQPQPLLQDARGGLRTEGQEAARRDQQLRKDNFVKTSSFTIDKLKQRIAAEPEIRMDKVASLRDQLRNGEYKVDTARLADKMLTEALNEELS; this is translated from the coding sequence ATGAAGGTAACAAACCAGCCGCAACCCCTTTTGCAGGATGCACGCGGTGGACTCCGAACAGAGGGTCAGGAAGCTGCTCGGCGTGACCAGCAGTTACGCAAGGACAACTTTGTTAAAACCTCATCCTTCACAATCGACAAGCTCAAGCAACGCATTGCTGCTGAGCCAGAGATTCGAATGGATAAGGTTGCCAGTCTCCGTGATCAGCTGCGCAACGGTGAATATAAAGTCGACACAGCCCGGCTAGCCGACAAGATGTTGACAGAAGCACTCAACGAGGAACTCTCCTGA